The genomic window CAAAAGGCCCTTGACCTTGTCCAGCGCGGCATTGGCGCACTGCTCGTCCAGATGGCCGCCGGGCGCACCGCCCACACCCACGGCACCGATCACTTCGTTGCCCGACTTCACCGGCACGCCGCCGCCCAGCAGCAGCACGCCCGGCAGGTAGACCAGGTTGGCACCGGCCGGGTTCTTCTGCGAGCCTTCCATCATGGCCTGTGTCGCGTTCTTGGCCGACGCCGAAGTCCAGGCCTTGCGCTCGCTCGAGGCAAGAGTGTGCGGGCCTGCGTTGTCGGCGCGCTGCACGGCACGCACGGTGCCGGCGCGGTCGACCACGGTGGCGGCCACGTTGTAGCCATTGGCGGCGCAGGCGGCCACGGCTTCCGCCGCGATCTGGTTGGCCAGGGCGAGCGAGATGTTCTTTTCGGAGCGCACCGCGGGTGCGGTGGTCTGGGCCTGTGCGGCAGAAGCGGCAAGCAGAATGGCGAGGCCGCCAAGGCGAAGGGTGGAACGCATTTTTCGATTTCTCCAGTGGATGCGGGTGGTTGCGCCGGCGCATTGCCGACGGCAGCGCCACTGTAGAAAACACCGGCCGCCGGGGCCATTCGTACGGCTACGCCCGGCGCTCCGTAGAACTACGGAGCGGCCGGGTTCAGGCTTCTCCGGCCACCAGCACGGCGTAGCGGCGAATCAGCTGCGCGAGCGAGTCGCAATCGAGCTTGGCAAACAGGTTGGCGCGGTGCGACTCGACCGTGCGGGGCGACAGCGCCAGCATGCGCGCGATCTCCTTGTTGGTCAGCCCCTGCACGATGAAGGCAAGCACCTCGCGCTCGCGCTCCGACAGCTGCGTCACCCGTTCTCGCGCGGCGTTGTCGGCCTGTGCGCGTTCGCGCGAGCGCACATGCTGGCGCACGGCCTGCTGCAGCGCTTCGAGCAATTGCTCGTCGTCCACCGGCTTCTCGAGAAACTCGGCCGCGCCGGCCTTGAATGCGCGGCGGCACATTTCGACGGTGCCGTGGCCGGTGAGCATGATCACCGGCTGGTCGACGCCCTGCGCCACCAGCCGGTCGAGCACGGTGAGCCCGCTGATGCCCGGCATGCGCACGTCGAGCACGATGGCGCCGACGCTCGCGCGGTCGAAGTTGTCGATGAAGGCCTGCGGCTCGGCCCAGCCCTGCACCCTGAGGCCCACCGTGCCGATCAGGAGCGAGAGGCTGTCGCGCACCGCCTGGTCGTCGTCGATGAGATGAATGAGCGGCGACAACGGCGAATGCGGGACGGTGCTGTTCATGCCGTGCGCTCCTTGGTCGATGCCGCCACCAACGGCAGCAGCAGCGTGAAGCGTGCACCGCGCGGCGCCGCATTGGCAGCGCTCAGGCTGCCGCCCATGCCGCTCGCCAGCGTTTCGCTGAGGCTCAGGCCAAGGCCCAGGCCGCCTTCACGCGTGCTGAAGAAGGGCTCGAAAAGACGCGGCATCGCCTCGGGCGAAATGCCGCGCCCGTCGTCGGTCACGGTCAGCACGCCCTCCTGGCCGTTGCGGCCGACCGAAACCGCGAGACGCCGCTCGGACACGGGCACTAGGTCGAGCGCCTGCAACGCATTCATCAGCAGGTTGTGCACGATCTGCTCGAGCGCCACCGCCTCGGCCTGCACGCGCACAGGCGCCTGGGCCGTGGCGTCGAACTGCGCGGCAACACCGCGTTGTGCAAACTCCGGCGCCAGCAGATGCATGGCGCTGCGCACCACCTCCTGCAGCACCAGCGGCTTGACGTCGCCACCGGCTTCAGGGCGCTCGATCACGCGACGTAGCCGGCCGACCACGCCGGCCGCGCGGCGCGCCTGTTCCACGGCCTGGCCCATGGCGTCGCGCGCCGCGGCCAACTCAGGCGGATCGTCGTCCAGCAGCCGCCGCGCGGCCTGCGCATTGGCCAGCACGGCGGTGAGCGGCTGGTTCAGTTCGTGCGCCAAGCCGGCCGAGAGTTCGCCCAGCGCATTGAGCCGAGCCACCTGGCCGAGCCGCAGCAGCTCTTCGGCACGGCGGCGCGCTATGCGCTGGCGCTGGGCGGTCCACAAGCCGGCCAGCAGCACCGCCACCGCCACGGCCCAGCCCGCAATGCCGCGCCATGGCAGCTCGGCCCAGCCCACGCGCCGCTCGGCCACAAGGTCGAAGGGCTGGCTCGGCGATGCGAGAGGCTTGGTGAGGCCGAAGCGCCAGCCGCCCGTACCCGTCCGGGCCGCATGCCCCGGCTGCAGAACAAACTGCTGCCCGCCGCGCTGCAGGCTTACGCGCACCGGGCTTTGCTCGGGGTTCATCGGCCAATCGCGCCACGGCACCGAGCCGGCCAAGTCGATTTCGAGCGAATAGCTGACGGGCGTGGCACCGATCACGAGCTGGTATCGGCCCTGCCCAAGATCGACCGCGGCCACTTCGGCGCGGCGTTGGGTGCGCGAACTCGCTTCCGCCGCGGCCAGAGCACCCGCGTGCTTCTCATCGGGCCAGGGTTCGTCGCCTGCGCGCCGCTGCACCCGCAGGATCGACGGATAGACCGAAGAGAGCCGCTGCTCCGGGCGGTCTGCGCCGCTGCTGGTTTCAAGCAGCGCCAGCGTGGCCAGCACCGCGTCGTATTGCACCATCTGCTGGCTCATGAGGCGGTGCGCAATGCGCACGTCGGCTTCGAAAGCCTGCTGCAGCTGGGCCAGCTCTGCGCGCGCGAGCCACACCGCACCCACGGCCGTGAAGATCAGCCATGCCAGCCACCAGCCCACCTGCGTACGCAACCACTGTTTCATGGCGCGGATTGTGCCCGCCGCGGCAAGGCCGGCCGATGTTGGCCGAGAATGCGACCCCAGACATGGCTGAAGTGCAGGACTCCCTTTTCCCCGATCTTCCGCGCCCGCCCGAGGCGCCCCCGGCGGCGCTGCAAGAGCCCGAGGCCGAACCGCCACCGAAGAAAAAACCACGCAGCGGCACCGTGGCAGCAGCGGCAGCCGACCCCGCACTCATCGAGCTGGCCGCGGCGCTGCCGCCCGGGCTTCGGCTCGGCACCTCGTCATGGAGCTATCCGGGATGGGCCAACCTGGTGTGGGACGGCGAATATGCCGAATCGGTGCTCTCGAAAAACGGGCTCGCCGCGTTGGCGCAGCACCCGCTCTTTCGCACCGTGAGCCTGGACCGCAACTTCTACCGCGCGCTGACGGCGAGCCAATACGCGCGCTATGCGGCCATGGTGCCGGACGACTTTCGCTTTGTGGTGAAGGCGCCGAGCCTGGTGACCGATGCCACGGTGCGCGACGAGAGCGGCCGCGGCACGCAAGTGAACCCGGTGTTCCTGAACAGCGAGATCGCGATCCAGGAATTCGTGCAGCCTGCGCTCGATGGCCTCGGCCACCGCATCGGTGCGCTGGTGTTCCAGCTGAGCCCGATTCCTTCGCAACTGCTGGCCGACCAGCCCGCGCTGCTCACCCGCATCGGCGAGATGCTGGAAGCCCTGCCCGGCTTGCAGCCGGTGGCGCCCGACGCCGTCATTGCCGTTGAGGTGCGCGACCCGCAGCTGCTGTGCCCCGCCTTCGCCGACATGCTGCGCAGCACCGGTGCCACCTTCTGCATGGGCCTGCACGCCAAGATGCCGCCCATCGAAGACCAGTTGCCGATGCTGCGCGCGCTGTGGCCCGGTCCGCTGGTGTGCCGCTGGAACCTGCATCGCCGGCACGGCCGCTTCGGCTATGAAGATGCGGAAAAACTCTACGGGCCGTTCGACAAGATCGTCGACCCCGATCCGGAAACGCGCGAGGCTTTGGCGCGGGTGATTGCAGGCACCACGGGCGCAGGCCAGCGCGCCTACGTCACCGTGAGCAATAACGCAGAAGGCTGCGCGCCGCTCACGATCGCCTCGCTGGCGCGCGACATCGTCAACCTGCAAACGCGCTAGCGCATCAACTGGCGGTGGGCCTGGCGGCTACCGTCATCTCCAGCTCGACGCTTGCGTTCTTGGGCAGCGCATACACACCGACCGCCGTGCGAACATGCAGGCCGGCATCGCCGAAAACGCGGTGCAGAAGCTCCGAAGCAGCATCGGCCACTTCGCTCTGTTGCGTGAAGTCGGCGGTGCACTGCACGAACACACCCACGCGCAGCAGCTTGCCGATCTCGTCGAGCGAACCGAGCTCGCGCCGCAGCAGAGTCAGGCAGCGCAAGGCGCAGATCTGCGCGGCTTCCCGGGCTTTGGCAAGCGGCACCTGGTCGCCCACGCGGCCGGTGACGACAACGGTGGTTCCCACGCGCGGGACCTGGCCGCTGGTGTAGAGGATGTTTCCGTCGCGCACCACGGGTATG from Variovorax paradoxus includes these protein-coding regions:
- a CDS encoding GlcG/HbpS family heme-binding protein; this translates as MRSTLRLGGLAILLAASAAQAQTTAPAVRSEKNISLALANQIAAEAVAACAANGYNVAATVVDRAGTVRAVQRADNAGPHTLASSERKAWTSASAKNATQAMMEGSQKNPAGANLVYLPGVLLLGGGVPVKSGNEVIGAVGVGGAPGGHLDEQCANAALDKVKGLLG
- a CDS encoding response regulator transcription factor produces the protein MNSTVPHSPLSPLIHLIDDDQAVRDSLSLLIGTVGLRVQGWAEPQAFIDNFDRASVGAIVLDVRMPGISGLTVLDRLVAQGVDQPVIMLTGHGTVEMCRRAFKAGAAEFLEKPVDDEQLLEALQQAVRQHVRSRERAQADNAARERVTQLSEREREVLAFIVQGLTNKEIARMLALSPRTVESHRANLFAKLDCDSLAQLIRRYAVLVAGEA
- a CDS encoding sensor histidine kinase, translated to MKQWLRTQVGWWLAWLIFTAVGAVWLARAELAQLQQAFEADVRIAHRLMSQQMVQYDAVLATLALLETSSGADRPEQRLSSVYPSILRVQRRAGDEPWPDEKHAGALAAAEASSRTQRRAEVAAVDLGQGRYQLVIGATPVSYSLEIDLAGSVPWRDWPMNPEQSPVRVSLQRGGQQFVLQPGHAARTGTGGWRFGLTKPLASPSQPFDLVAERRVGWAELPWRGIAGWAVAVAVLLAGLWTAQRQRIARRRAEELLRLGQVARLNALGELSAGLAHELNQPLTAVLANAQAARRLLDDDPPELAAARDAMGQAVEQARRAAGVVGRLRRVIERPEAGGDVKPLVLQEVVRSAMHLLAPEFAQRGVAAQFDATAQAPVRVQAEAVALEQIVHNLLMNALQALDLVPVSERRLAVSVGRNGQEGVLTVTDDGRGISPEAMPRLFEPFFSTREGGLGLGLSLSETLASGMGGSLSAANAAPRGARFTLLLPLVAASTKERTA
- a CDS encoding DUF72 domain-containing protein, producing the protein MAEVQDSLFPDLPRPPEAPPAALQEPEAEPPPKKKPRSGTVAAAAADPALIELAAALPPGLRLGTSSWSYPGWANLVWDGEYAESVLSKNGLAALAQHPLFRTVSLDRNFYRALTASQYARYAAMVPDDFRFVVKAPSLVTDATVRDESGRGTQVNPVFLNSEIAIQEFVQPALDGLGHRIGALVFQLSPIPSQLLADQPALLTRIGEMLEALPGLQPVAPDAVIAVEVRDPQLLCPAFADMLRSTGATFCMGLHAKMPPIEDQLPMLRALWPGPLVCRWNLHRRHGRFGYEDAEKLYGPFDKIVDPDPETREALARVIAGTTGAGQRAYVTVSNNAEGCAPLTIASLARDIVNLQTR
- a CDS encoding RidA family protein, translated to MTAQTRDQIADRIAAELGHSFEGELVAGGNYIPVVRDGNILYTSGQVPRVGTTVVVTGRVGDQVPLAKAREAAQICALRCLTLLRRELGSLDEIGKLLRVGVFVQCTADFTQQSEVADAASELLHRVFGDAGLHVRTAVGVYALPKNASVELEMTVAARPTAS